The following are from one region of the Tachysurus fulvidraco isolate hzauxx_2018 chromosome 24, HZAU_PFXX_2.0, whole genome shotgun sequence genome:
- the LOC113648423 gene encoding putative gustatory receptor clone PTE03 translates to MDVINVTYLILDGHVNLENYRYVYFLTSLAAYISTIVFNAVVIFVIFMNKHLHEPMYIFIAALLCNALFGSTAFFPKLLTDLLSEKQITSYHGCVFQALFVYWYASSEFTLLSVMAYDRYVSICKPLHYTTLVKMSTVKKLIFLSWFLPCCVLSVALILIYQLQLCKFKLNRIYCDCYSILKLSCKEISANSSYGLFVFSIAVFPPVTFIFYSYIRIFSLCLKNSKVFRKKALQTCLPHLFIFFNFSVNICFEVINNRLESNQIPHVIAMILSVEYLLIPPLFNPIIYGLKLQEILKSIKSLILWKKRTGFAF, encoded by the coding sequence atGGATGTCATCAATGTTACATATTTAATACTAGATGGACATGTGAATTTGGAGAACTAtagatatgtttattttttaacttctcTTGCTGCATACATCTCAACCATTGTATTTAATGCTGTTGtcatttttgtaatattcatgaacaaacatttacatgaGCCCATGTACATTTTCATTGCTGCTTTGCTTTGTAATGCTCTGTTTGGATCGACTGCTTTTTTTCCTAAACTGCTCACTGATTTACTGTCTGAAAAACAAATCACTTCTTACCATGGGTGTGTATTTCaggctttatttgtttattggtatGCTTCATCAGAGTTTACTCTTTTATCAGTTATGGCCTATGACAGATACGTGTCCATCTGTAAACCATTACATTATACGACTCTTGTAAAAATGTCCACTGTGAAAAAGCTCATATTTCTATCATGGTTTTTGCCTTGTTGTGTGCTTAGTGTAGCTTTGATATTAATATATCAACTTCAGCTTTGTAAATTTAAACTGAACAGAATATATTGTGATTGTTACTCAATTCTTAAATTAAGTTGTAAAGAAATATCTGCAAACAGCTCCTATGGACTTTTTGTTTTCAGCATTGCTGTGTTTCCTCCAGTGACTTTTATATTCTACTCGTACATCAGgatattctctctgtgtttgaagAATTCTAAAGTCTTCAGGAAAAAAGCTCTACAGACCTGTTTACCGcatcttttcattttcttcaatTTTTCTGTCAACATTTGTTTTGAAGTTATAAACAACAGGCtagaatcaaatcaaattcCCCATGTTATTGCCATGATCCTGTCAGTAGAATATTTACTTATTCCTCCTCTGTTCAACCCCATAATATATGGATTAAAACTGCAGGAGATTTTAAAAAGCATCAAGAGTTtaattttatggaaaaaaaggaCTGGATTTGCTTTTTAG